In the Acidobacteriota bacterium genome, one interval contains:
- a CDS encoding DinB family protein yields MNRTELEIKLNNDRVWLLETFTTMSDEDLTCGITTSRHNPESRWSAKDHLAHLIGIETVFNTIIRRYLDGNANPVGVMVNEDGTPRSREAIMADVHAMNEKWVSDHRDKNLDELIALGQKVRGETLALVSGLTNEQLSEKIPGAPWGDGAIATIIGINGDHARQHYGWVREGLAGHKA; encoded by the coding sequence ATGAACCGAACCGAACTGGAAATCAAATTAAACAATGACCGGGTGTGGTTGCTGGAAACGTTTACGACCATGTCTGATGAAGATTTAACCTGCGGCATCACCACCAGCCGTCACAACCCCGAATCGCGTTGGAGCGCCAAAGACCATCTGGCGCATCTCATCGGCATCGAAACGGTTTTCAACACTATCATTCGCCGCTACCTTGACGGCAACGCTAACCCCGTTGGTGTCATGGTGAATGAAGACGGCACACCGCGTTCCCGCGAAGCGATTATGGCAGATGTGCATGCGATGAATGAAAAGTGGGTTAGTGACCACCGCGATAAAAATCTTGATGAACTCATTGCGCTCGGTCAGAAAGTTCGCGGCGAAACCCTCGCACTCGTGTCGGGACTGACGAATGAACAACTCAGTGAAAAGATTCCCGGTGCGCCGTGGGGCGATGGTGCAATTGCCACGATTATCGGCATCAATGGCGACCATGCGCGTCAACATTATGGTTGGGTGAGGGAAGGACTGGCGGGACATAAAGCCTGA
- a CDS encoding M2 family metallopeptidase, which yields MKPSFISKLRFSISIVLLLSLCLLPNLSFVRAQSAKPPMKSATAKATVADAEKFIADAEQRLKTLSIQSSRADWVNSNFITDDTEAIAANAKKDYIAAVTELAEASRRFDDLKLPENMARKMMLLKLALTLPAPNNPAEREELTKIAVSMESDYGKGKFCPDGATGKCLSLDEMEEILATSRDPEELKKVWAGWRTVSPAYRERYARFVELANKGAREMGFKDAGAMWRSKYDMPPDAFAAEMERLWQQLKPLYDSLYKYTRKQLAKKYGNRIIPENGLIPAHLLGNMWAQTWGNTYSLLKPPAGDPGYDLTEILKRKNTDARQMVKYGEGFFTSLGFEALPATFWERSLFTKPQDREVVCHASAWNIDTQKDVRIKMCIKINDEDFVTVHHELGHNFYQMAYAPQPYLYQDSANDGFHEAIGDTIALSVTPEYLKRLGFIDKLPDETSDIGFLLKMALDKIAFLPFGYLVDQWRWKVFSGEIKPQDYNKGWWELVEKYQGIAPPVARSEKDFDAGAKYHIAANVPYARYFLATVLQFQFHRALLRIAGYQGALHRGSIYGNQAAGERLKQMLAMGQSRPWPEALKTLTGEDRMDATAIVDYFAPLKKWLDEQNK from the coding sequence ATGAAACCGTCATTCATTTCTAAACTGCGTTTCAGCATTTCTATCGTTTTACTTTTAAGCCTTTGTTTATTGCCGAATCTCTCATTTGTGCGGGCGCAATCTGCCAAACCGCCGATGAAATCAGCCACAGCAAAAGCGACGGTTGCCGATGCCGAAAAATTTATTGCCGATGCCGAACAGCGATTAAAAACCTTGAGCATTCAATCGAGCCGCGCCGACTGGGTCAACAGCAATTTCATCACCGACGATACCGAAGCGATTGCCGCCAATGCCAAAAAGGATTATATCGCGGCGGTCACTGAACTTGCCGAAGCCTCGCGCCGGTTCGATGACCTGAAACTGCCGGAAAATATGGCGCGAAAAATGATGCTGCTGAAATTGGCGCTCACCTTACCCGCGCCGAATAATCCCGCAGAGCGCGAAGAGTTGACCAAAATCGCCGTGTCGATGGAAAGCGATTATGGCAAAGGCAAATTCTGTCCCGATGGCGCAACCGGCAAATGTCTGTCGCTTGATGAAATGGAAGAGATATTGGCGACCAGCCGCGACCCCGAAGAATTGAAAAAGGTCTGGGCGGGTTGGCGAACCGTTTCGCCCGCGTATCGCGAGCGTTATGCGCGCTTCGTTGAGCTTGCCAATAAAGGCGCAAGAGAGATGGGCTTTAAAGATGCGGGCGCGATGTGGCGTTCAAAATACGATATGCCGCCCGATGCTTTTGCTGCCGAAATGGAACGCTTGTGGCAACAACTCAAACCGCTCTATGATTCGCTCTATAAATACACCCGCAAACAATTGGCGAAAAAATATGGCAACCGGATTATCCCGGAAAACGGTTTGATTCCGGCGCACCTGCTCGGCAATATGTGGGCGCAGACCTGGGGCAATACCTATTCGTTGTTGAAGCCACCGGCGGGCGACCCCGGTTATGATTTAACGGAAATCCTCAAGCGCAAAAACACCGATGCGCGGCAGATGGTCAAATACGGCGAAGGCTTTTTCACCTCGCTTGGTTTTGAAGCGTTGCCCGCGACCTTTTGGGAACGCTCACTGTTTACCAAACCGCAAGACCGCGAAGTCGTCTGTCACGCGAGCGCCTGGAACATCGATACGCAAAAAGATGTGCGCATCAAAATGTGTATAAAAATCAATGATGAAGATTTCGTCACCGTGCATCACGAACTCGGACATAACTTCTACCAGATGGCTTATGCGCCGCAACCTTATCTTTATCAGGACAGCGCCAATGATGGATTTCACGAAGCCATCGGCGATACCATCGCGCTATCGGTGACGCCGGAATATTTGAAACGTCTTGGTTTCATTGATAAGTTGCCGGATGAAACCAGCGACATCGGATTTTTACTCAAGATGGCGCTCGATAAAATCGCTTTTCTGCCGTTCGGTTATCTGGTTGACCAGTGGCGCTGGAAAGTATTTTCCGGCGAAATCAAGCCGCAGGATTACAATAAAGGCTGGTGGGAACTGGTCGAAAAATATCAAGGCATTGCGCCGCCTGTGGCGCGCAGTGAAAAAGATTTTGATGCCGGCGCGAAATATCACATCGCTGCCAATGTGCCGTATGCGCGGTATTTTCTGGCGACCGTCTTGCAATTCCAATTTCATCGGGCGCTGCTCAGAATTGCCGGTTACCAGGGAGCTTTGCACAGAGGTTCGATTTACGGCAACCAAGCCGCAGGTGAACGTTTGAAGCAGATGCTGGCGATGGGACAGAGTCGCCCGTGGCCTGAGGCATTGAAGACCTTGACCGGCGAAGACCGCATGGATGCCACAGCGATTGTTGATTATTTTGCGCCGCTCAAGAAATGGCTTGATGAACAAAACAAGTAA
- a CDS encoding CocE/NonD family hydrolase, translating to MKIKRNLVQRVRLHYLLLFTALVALLNVTALAQGAQPQQDAKYEAIEAMVPMRDGVKLYTVICVPKNQTEALPILLQRTPYGASPRIAGFLPQAYRELDADGYVFAFQDIRGKYKSEGEFRMNRPPRDKSDAKSVDEASDTYDTIDWLLKNVKNHNGRVGMFGVSYPGWLAVVPLVEPHPALKALSPQALMGDTWLGDDFFHQGGFRLSYGYEYVYGVESAKGGASPQFDTYDMYEWYLKKGALSNFLKPTLPTWKDFIEHPTFDSFWQSRSASHYLKSASVPTLVVVGWFDQEDFYGPMKAYMALEKNDKQNNNFLVVGPWNHGGWRGEGAKLGNLEFKSATGNHFREKIEAPFFAYYLKGKGDLKQPEAITFQTGSNEWKTYTQWPPRNLTTERKLYFHANGKLSFDAPTAGGAKEFDSYVSDPAHPVPYRKRPIEPTYFQKGSGWFAWLTEDQRFVDRRPDVLTWETDTLKEDVTISGEIIGQLFASTTGTDSDWIVKLIDVLPEEIAENHRMGGYQMMVAGEVLRGRYHKSFAKPEPLTPNQVTEFNVDLIHKDHCFKKGHKIMVQVQSTWFPIIDRNPQKYVENIFKATDADFTVATQRIYRSKRYPSGVKVFVVANQH from the coding sequence ATGAAAATTAAACGAAATCTGGTGCAACGAGTCAGATTGCATTATCTCCTTTTATTCACTGCCCTGGTTGCGCTGCTCAATGTCACGGCACTGGCGCAAGGCGCGCAGCCGCAGCAGGACGCCAAATATGAAGCCATCGAAGCGATGGTGCCGATGCGCGACGGCGTCAAACTCTACACGGTGATTTGTGTGCCGAAAAATCAAACCGAAGCCTTGCCGATTCTTTTGCAACGCACGCCTTATGGGGCAAGCCCGCGCATCGCAGGGTTTTTACCTCAGGCTTACAGAGAGCTTGATGCCGATGGTTACGTTTTCGCTTTTCAGGATATTCGCGGCAAATACAAATCCGAAGGCGAGTTTCGCATGAATCGTCCGCCGCGCGACAAAAGCGACGCGAAATCGGTTGATGAAGCGTCGGACACCTACGACACCATCGACTGGTTGTTGAAAAACGTTAAAAACCACAACGGTCGCGTCGGGATGTTCGGCGTGTCGTATCCCGGTTGGCTTGCGGTGGTTCCGTTAGTCGAACCGCATCCGGCTTTAAAAGCCTTATCGCCGCAAGCCTTGATGGGCGACACCTGGCTTGGCGATGACTTCTTTCATCAGGGCGGTTTTCGCCTGAGCTATGGTTATGAATATGTCTACGGCGTTGAAAGCGCCAAAGGCGGCGCGAGTCCGCAATTCGATACCTATGACATGTATGAATGGTATTTGAAAAAGGGGGCGCTCTCGAATTTTCTTAAACCGACTTTGCCAACCTGGAAAGATTTCATCGAGCATCCGACGTTTGACAGTTTCTGGCAATCGCGTTCAGCTTCGCACTATTTGAAATCGGCGAGCGTGCCGACCTTAGTGGTGGTTGGCTGGTTCGATCAGGAAGATTTTTACGGGCCGATGAAAGCTTATATGGCGTTGGAGAAAAACGATAAGCAGAATAACAATTTTCTGGTGGTTGGTCCCTGGAATCACGGTGGTTGGCGCGGCGAAGGCGCGAAACTCGGCAATCTCGAATTCAAAAGCGCCACCGGAAACCATTTTCGCGAAAAAATCGAAGCGCCGTTTTTCGCTTATTATCTGAAAGGCAAAGGCGACCTCAAACAACCCGAAGCCATCACTTTTCAAACCGGCAGCAACGAGTGGAAAACCTACACGCAGTGGCCGCCTCGCAATCTCACCACCGAGCGTAAACTCTATTTTCACGCCAACGGCAAGCTCTCATTCGATGCGCCGACCGCTGGTGGCGCTAAAGAATTCGATAGTTATGTTTCAGACCCCGCGCATCCTGTGCCCTATCGCAAACGTCCGATTGAGCCGACCTATTTTCAAAAAGGTTCCGGGTGGTTTGCGTGGCTTACCGAAGACCAGCGCTTCGTTGACCGCAGACCTGATGTGTTGACCTGGGAGACCGATACGTTGAAAGAAGACGTGACCATATCGGGTGAAATCATCGGACAACTCTTCGCCTCAACCACCGGGACGGACAGCGACTGGATTGTGAAATTGATTGATGTTTTGCCGGAAGAGATTGCCGAAAATCATCGCATGGGCGGCTATCAAATGATGGTCGCGGGTGAAGTGTTGCGCGGGCGTTATCACAAGAGTTTTGCCAAGCCCGAACCGCTCACGCCCAACCAGGTGACCGAATTCAATGTTGACCTGATACATAAAGACCACTGCTTCAAGAAGGGGCATAAAATCATGGTGCAGGTACAAAGCACCTGGTTTCCGATTATTGACCGCAATCCGCAAAAGTACGTCGAGAATATTTTCAAAGCGACCGATGCCGATTTCACTGTGGCAACGCAACGCATCTACCGGTCGAAGCGTTACCCGTCGGGCGTCAAAGTTTTCGTGGTCGCTAATCAGCATTGA
- a CDS encoding nucleotidyl transferase AbiEii/AbiGii toxin family protein: MPNRKLSTLQEEFLNAFFKLEDRFFLTGGAALVGFYLGHRETHDLDLFTLADVLDEGVATVEAIARQLSASLESIQTAPDFRRFLLRKGKDSVVIDLVREYVTQIVSEKPVVNGVKVDPPQEILANKLCALLSRSEIRDLVDVRALELLGYKVEDALPSAAAKDSGLTAAQLAWVLSQIEMSDDLIPPGEVSVEELRQYLADLIRRLTRQAFPE; the protein is encoded by the coding sequence TTGCCAAATCGTAAACTGAGCACTTTACAAGAGGAATTTCTTAACGCTTTTTTCAAGCTTGAAGACCGCTTCTTTCTTACAGGCGGCGCAGCGTTGGTTGGGTTTTACCTTGGACACAGAGAAACCCACGACCTCGACCTCTTTACACTTGCAGATGTGCTTGATGAAGGCGTAGCAACCGTTGAAGCCATTGCCCGGCAACTGTCAGCCTCTCTCGAATCCATTCAAACTGCACCGGATTTTCGCCGGTTCTTGTTACGCAAGGGGAAAGATTCAGTGGTCATTGATTTGGTGCGCGAATATGTCACCCAGATTGTGTCGGAAAAACCTGTCGTCAATGGCGTTAAGGTTGACCCGCCGCAAGAAATACTTGCCAATAAACTTTGCGCCTTATTGTCACGCTCCGAAATACGCGATTTGGTTGATGTCCGTGCTTTGGAATTGCTGGGTTACAAAGTTGAAGATGCGCTGCCATCAGCAGCAGCCAAAGATAGCGGTCTGACAGCCGCACAACTGGCTTGGGTATTGAGTCAAATTGAAATGAGTGATGATCTGATTCCTCCGGGAGAAGTTTCGGTCGAAGAATTAAGGCAATATCTTGCAGATTTGATACGGCGACTTACCCGTCAAGCGTTCCCGGAATAA